From the Marivivens sp. LCG002 genome, the window CGGCCCGTCGTGGTGCCGAACTCGTGGCCACGGGTCCCGAGACGCTCACCATCGGCGTCAAGAAGCTCGGTCGGGAAAGGACCTTCGCCGACGCGGGTGGTATAGGCTTTGACGATACCGAGGACATAATCAATCGCACCCGGCCCCATGCCGACGCCCGTCGCGGCCTGACCTGCGATCACGTTCGACGAAGTCACAAAGGGATATGTGCCGAAGTCGATGTCGAGAAGAGCGCCCTGCGCCCCTTCGAAAAGGATACGCTTGCCCGCTTTGCGCTTTTCATTGAGCACTTTCCAGACAGGAGCGGCATAAGGAAGGATCAGCTCGGCGACTTCGCGCAGCTGCGCAATCAGCGCATCGCGGTCGATCTCTTCGATGCCGAGGCCCTTGCGGAGCGGGTTGTGGTGCTGGAGCGCGCGGTCGACGCGGGCTTCGAGGGTGGCCGCATCGGCAAGATCGGCAACGCGCACAGAACGGCGACCGACTTTGTCTTCGTATGCCGGCCCGATACCGCGGCCCGTCGTGCCGATCTTGGTGCCTGCGCTGGCGATTTCTTCGCGGGCGCGGTCCAACTCACCGTGGAACGGCAGGATCAGCGGCGTGTTTTCCGCAATCATCAGGGTTTCGGGCGTGATTTCGACGCCTTGGCCACGGATCGTTTCGATTTCTTTCACGAGGTGCCAGGGATCAAGGACAACACCGTTGCCGATCACCGACAGCTTGCCACCGCGCACAACACCCGAAGGGAGCGCATGGAGCTTGTAGACCTTGCCGTCTACGACGAGCGTGTGGCCCGCGTTGTGACCGCCTTGAAAACGAGCGACGATATCCGCGCGCTCGGACAGCCAGTCCACAATCTTGCCTTTACCTTCGTCACCCCACTGGGCGCCGACGACGACAACGTTAGCCATACCTGAGTCTCCTCGTATTTCTGGCGTCAAACCCGCGTCCGTATAGCGAGCCGTTTCCACACAGGAAACCGCTATTTGCATCAAACGGTGACGGAGCGATCAATTCTGGGGAAAATCAGAGTGCAGCGGTTGAAATCAGCGACGACAGGTCGCGCCAACCATAGGCGACTTCGTCCACAGGAGCGTTTCGGTCATCCGAACCTTGAGCGGCAAGTGACTCGCCGCCTCTTGCCTCATAGAACCCACGTGCCCCCAGATTTTGCTCCAGAACCCAGACAGACATGCCCTCATGGCCAAGACCGAGCGCCTCGCTCGCACAGGCTTGAAGAAGCGCCGACCCGATTCCCTGCCTTTGAGCGGTTTCGAGCAGATAGATCGCGGTCAATTCGGAGGTGAACCCGCGATCTTCGAGCGTGTTATCCCGCTGTAGACCGAAAGAGGCAAAGCCGACGACTTCCCCTCCGGTCTCGCACAAAAAGACTTTACCCTGCCCGCTTTCCTCGAGTGCGGTGAGAATCCGTGTCCATCCGCCGGTGCGTTCAGGCACAGTCATACGCTCGATAAGACCATCGGGCACAATGCCTTTATAGGTGGTTTTCCAAGAGGAAACCTGAACTTCCGCTATAGCGGTGGCATCGCGGAGGACGGCGGGACGGATTTCGAAGT encodes:
- a CDS encoding adenylosuccinate synthase: MANVVVVGAQWGDEGKGKIVDWLSERADIVARFQGGHNAGHTLVVDGKVYKLHALPSGVVRGGKLSVIGNGVVLDPWHLVKEIETIRGQGVEITPETLMIAENTPLILPFHGELDRAREEIASAGTKIGTTGRGIGPAYEDKVGRRSVRVADLADAATLEARVDRALQHHNPLRKGLGIEEIDRDALIAQLREVAELILPYAAPVWKVLNEKRKAGKRILFEGAQGALLDIDFGTYPFVTSSNVIAGQAATGVGMGPGAIDYVLGIVKAYTTRVGEGPFPTELLDADGERLGTRGHEFGTTTGRKRRCGWFDAALVRQTCATSGVNGISLTKLDVLDGFDTLKICVAYDLDGERIDYLPTAADQQARCTPIYEEIEGWSESTEGARSWADLPAAAIKYVRRIEELIECPVALLSTSPERDDTILVTDPFAD
- a CDS encoding GNAT family N-acetyltransferase gives rise to the protein MTQNFEIRPAVLRDATAIAEVQVSSWKTTYKGIVPDGLIERMTVPERTGGWTRILTALEESGQGKVFLCETGGEVVGFASFGLQRDNTLEDRGFTSELTAIYLLETAQRQGIGSALLQACASEALGLGHEGMSVWVLEQNLGARGFYEARGGESLAAQGSDDRNAPVDEVAYGWRDLSSLISTAAL